A single Candidatus Omnitrophota bacterium DNA region contains:
- the lepB gene encoding signal peptidase I: protein MEPKVKSQVREWTESIIIAVVLALIIRTFLIQAFKIPSGSMIPTLEVGDRIFVSKVVYGPKIPFTDMRIPGFAKPARGDIIVFVSPEAPKKDFVKRLIALSGEKVEIKDSMIYIDGNPVKSPPSLAAVSYYNRGDYGKEGDRIEVPEDSYYVLGDNSASSRDSRYWGFVPAKNVIGKAVCIYWPLNRIRILR, encoded by the coding sequence ATGGAACCAAAAGTCAAGTCCCAGGTCAGGGAGTGGACGGAGTCGATAATAATAGCCGTTGTGCTTGCCCTCATAATAAGGACGTTCCTTATACAGGCGTTCAAGATACCGTCGGGCTCGATGATACCCACCCTGGAGGTCGGTGACAGGATATTCGTCAGCAAGGTAGTGTACGGGCCTAAGATACCGTTCACCGACATGCGGATCCCCGGTTTCGCGAAGCCGGCCCGCGGCGATATCATCGTCTTCGTCTCGCCGGAAGCCCCGAAAAAGGATTTTGTCAAACGGCTCATCGCGCTATCGGGCGAGAAGGTGGAGATAAAGGATAGCATGATATATATCGACGGAAATCCCGTAAAGAGCCCGCCGTCGCTGGCGGCGGTTTCGTACTATAACAGGGGCGATTACGGCAAAGAGGGTGACAGGATAGAGGTGCCGGAAGATTCATATTATGTCCTGGGGGACAATAGCGCAAGTTCCCGCGACTCGCGGTACTGGGGGTTCGTCCCCGCAAAGAATGTCATAGGGAAGGCGGTCTGTATCTACTGGCCCCTTAACCGGATAAGGATACTGAGATGA
- a CDS encoding CDP-alcohol phosphatidyltransferase family protein has protein sequence MTEKKQGINLANKISIARIILIPFFIAAVAYSRMDIALLFFAIAMISDGVDGFIARALHQKTELGTILDPVADKLLLTSAFICLSIVKTIPPEIRLPPYVPIIVISRDVIIILGSVMVYMLKGDLKVGPSAVGKVTTFFQMMTVVSVLLRFEYSIFVWNVAIALTVISGIDYIVKGSRLLGDNHVVTKKE, from the coding sequence ATGACGGAAAAGAAGCAGGGGATAAACCTTGCCAACAAGATATCGATAGCGCGCATAATACTCATCCCGTTCTTCATAGCGGCCGTCGCCTATTCCCGCATGGATATAGCGCTCCTCTTCTTCGCTATTGCCATGATATCCGACGGTGTGGACGGTTTCATAGCCAGGGCGCTCCATCAGAAGACGGAGCTCGGCACCATCCTGGACCCCGTGGCGGATAAGCTCTTATTGACGAGCGCGTTCATATGTCTTTCGATAGTCAAGACGATACCGCCGGAGATACGGCTCCCCCCTTACGTGCCTATAATAGTCATCTCCCGGGATGTAATTATCATCCTCGGCTCTGTCATGGTATATATGCTTAAGGGGGACCTCAAAGTGGGGCCGAGCGCGGTCGGGAAGGTCACCACGTTCTTCCAGATGATGACCGTTGTGAGCGTCCTCCTACGGTTCGAATATTCCATCTTTGTGTGGAACGTCGCGATAGCGCTCACCGTGATATCCGGTATAGATTATATCGTCAAGGGGAGCCGCCTGCTGGGTGATAATCACGTAGTCACGAAGAAGGAGTGA